One window from the genome of Paenibacillus azoreducens encodes:
- a CDS encoding TatD family hydrolase, translated as MRPSIIDIGVNLTNRAFDQDREEAAVRAEAAGVSPLIITGTSVASSRKAADYAGLYPGKMYATAGVHPHDVKGCGADTLGTLRKLAALPQVVAIGECGLDYNRDFSPRDVQRRWFREQIKLAEELDMPLFLHERDAHGDFAAIMREHPEMIGKSVVHCFTGTGEELRTYLEMGFHIGITGWICDERRGQHLRELVKEIPLERLMIETDAPYLTPRDMRPKPKGGRNEPAFLVHILETVASCMGMEAEDVAAGTARTTKAFFRIE; from the coding sequence ATGCGTCCTTCAATAATAGATATCGGAGTGAATTTAACCAACCGCGCATTTGATCAAGACCGCGAGGAGGCAGCGGTTCGGGCGGAAGCCGCCGGCGTGTCCCCGCTGATCATCACCGGAACCAGCGTGGCAAGCAGCCGGAAAGCTGCGGATTATGCAGGGCTTTATCCCGGAAAAATGTATGCGACTGCGGGCGTACATCCGCATGACGTAAAAGGATGCGGAGCGGATACGCTGGGTACGCTGCGGAAGCTTGCCGCGTTGCCGCAGGTGGTGGCCATCGGTGAATGCGGCCTGGATTACAACCGGGATTTTTCCCCGCGGGATGTGCAGCGCCGCTGGTTCCGTGAACAGATTAAGCTGGCTGAGGAGCTGGACATGCCGCTGTTTCTGCATGAACGGGACGCGCACGGCGATTTTGCGGCGATCATGCGAGAGCATCCGGAGATGATCGGGAAATCGGTCGTACACTGCTTTACGGGTACGGGGGAAGAACTTCGTACATATCTCGAAATGGGCTTTCATATCGGCATTACCGGTTGGATTTGCGATGAACGGCGGGGGCAGCATCTACGCGAGCTCGTGAAGGAAATACCGCTGGAGCGGCTCATGATTGAAACGGATGCCCCTTATCTGACGCCGCGCGACATGCGGCCCAAACCGAAGGGCGGACGCAATGAACCGGCTTTTTTAGTTCATATTTTAGAGACCGTTGCTTCGTGTATGGGGATGGAAGCGGAAGATGTGGCTGCCGGTACCGCCCGTACAACCAAGGCTTTTTTTCGCATCGAATAA
- the greA gene encoding transcription elongation factor GreA, protein MSNENEELILTPEGLEELKAELEELKTVKRKELAERLKVAISYGDLKENSEYHSAKDDQSFMETRILQLERMLTKARVVKSTDSSAIGVGSFVKLNDMEFKEIVEYRVVSPAEADVQNNKISYESPLGKELIGKTVGDVISVSAPMGVIQYEVLEIRTS, encoded by the coding sequence ATGTCCAATGAAAATGAAGAACTCATTTTAACCCCGGAAGGGCTGGAGGAGCTCAAAGCAGAGCTTGAGGAACTGAAAACCGTCAAACGCAAGGAGCTGGCTGAACGTCTCAAAGTGGCGATCAGTTACGGCGACCTGAAGGAAAACAGCGAATACCATTCCGCTAAAGACGACCAATCCTTTATGGAGACGCGGATTCTTCAGTTGGAGAGAATGCTGACCAAAGCACGGGTCGTCAAAAGCACCGATTCTTCAGCCATCGGCGTTGGATCCTTTGTCAAATTGAATGACATGGAGTTCAAAGAAATCGTGGAATACCGGGTTGTCAGCCCGGCGGAAGCCGATGTGCAAAATAATAAGATCTCTTATGAAAGTCCGCTCGGGAAAGAGCTGATCGGCAAAACCGTCGGCGATGTCATCAGCGTCTCCGCTCCGATGGGAGTTATCCAGTACGAAGTACTCGAAATACGCACAAGCTAA
- a CDS encoding SDR family NAD(P)-dependent oxidoreductase — translation MSTQRVAVITGGASGIGRETCLKFASKGDRVVVADFNEAGGQETVDLIKKAGGEAIFVQTDVSKPEQVEALVNQAVETYGRIDVMFNNAGIGLQTPVMDLDLEKYHKTIGVNQHGVTYGIIYAGRKMKELGIKGVIINTSSVFGVLASPGTFAYHAAKGAVNMMTKSAALELSPYGIRVVAVAPGAVDTPIIAGYKASGMLSTMKAKVMGGELTKPESVANSVYLVSLDEADAINGSIVMVDQGFASFK, via the coding sequence ATGTCCACGCAAAGAGTCGCAGTCATTACAGGCGGAGCCAGCGGAATCGGCAGGGAAACCTGCTTAAAGTTTGCTTCCAAAGGAGACCGGGTTGTCGTTGCCGACTTCAATGAAGCCGGAGGTCAAGAAACGGTAGATCTTATCAAAAAAGCCGGCGGAGAAGCCATTTTCGTACAAACGGACGTATCCAAGCCCGAGCAGGTCGAAGCGCTGGTCAATCAAGCGGTTGAAACCTATGGCCGCATCGACGTCATGTTCAACAATGCCGGGATCGGCCTGCAAACGCCCGTAATGGATCTGGATCTGGAGAAATACCATAAAACGATCGGCGTGAATCAGCATGGCGTTACTTACGGCATCATTTATGCCGGCCGCAAAATGAAAGAGCTGGGCATTAAAGGCGTTATCATTAATACATCCTCAGTCTTTGGCGTGTTGGCTTCCCCGGGAACATTCGCTTATCATGCGGCCAAAGGCGCCGTGAACATGATGACCAAATCCGCGGCTCTTGAGCTTTCCCCTTATGGCATCCGCGTGGTTGCCGTCGCGCCGGGAGCGGTGGATACGCCGATTATCGCGGGATACAAAGCATCAGGCATGCTGAGCACCATGAAAGCCAAAGTAATGGGCGGCGAGCTGACCAAGCCGGAATCGGTCGCAAACTCCGTCTATCTGGTATCCCTCGATGAGGCAGATGCGATCAACGGCAGTATTGTCATGGTCGACCAAGGTTTCGCTTCTTTCAAATAA
- a CDS encoding nitronate monooxygenase, with protein sequence MLDTLKYPIIQAPMAGGISTPALAAAVSDAGGLGFLAGGYKTAEGLAEDIQKVRQLTSSRFGVNIFVPGPSDADEDAIAAYRLKLEREAECLGTVLGNPSADDDEWNRKLNLVKAERVPFVSFTFGCPSKGIIQELQANGSFVIVTVTCVEEAKMAADAGADALCLQGIEAGGHRGTFSNGTDLQEEYGLLVLLRLVKQELGIPLIAAGGIMDGRAIAAVIAAGACAAQLGTAFLLCPESGTNPVYREALASPRFTSTRITRAFTGRRARGLVNDFMEAYDKEAPAAYPQLHHMTQGLRKTAAQNGNPEYMSLWAGQGYRLAQPLPAGELIRNLTAQLLEQNRE encoded by the coding sequence ATGTTGGATACATTAAAATATCCCATTATACAAGCGCCCATGGCGGGAGGCATCTCGACACCCGCACTTGCTGCAGCCGTTTCTGACGCCGGCGGGCTGGGGTTTTTGGCTGGCGGGTATAAAACGGCCGAAGGTTTGGCCGAAGATATTCAAAAGGTGCGCCAATTAACCTCTTCCAGGTTTGGAGTGAACATTTTTGTGCCTGGTCCTTCTGACGCGGATGAGGATGCCATCGCTGCCTACCGCTTAAAACTCGAAAGGGAAGCGGAATGTTTGGGGACGGTGTTGGGAAATCCTAGCGCGGATGACGATGAGTGGAACCGTAAACTGAACCTGGTGAAGGCGGAGCGGGTTCCTTTCGTGAGCTTTACTTTTGGTTGCCCGTCCAAGGGAATCATTCAAGAGCTGCAGGCGAATGGAAGCTTTGTTATCGTGACGGTTACCTGTGTGGAGGAAGCCAAAATGGCTGCTGATGCCGGTGCGGATGCCTTATGCTTGCAGGGGATTGAAGCAGGAGGTCATCGAGGCACGTTTTCGAACGGTACGGATTTGCAGGAAGAGTATGGATTACTGGTTCTTTTGCGGCTGGTTAAACAGGAACTCGGAATTCCTCTTATAGCTGCGGGCGGCATTATGGACGGGCGGGCCATAGCGGCGGTTATCGCTGCGGGGGCCTGTGCGGCACAGCTCGGTACCGCTTTTCTTCTTTGCCCGGAAAGCGGGACGAACCCGGTTTATCGGGAAGCTCTGGCCAGCCCGCGTTTTACTTCAACCCGCATAACGCGTGCTTTTACAGGCCGGCGTGCACGGGGTCTGGTGAATGATTTCATGGAAGCCTACGACAAGGAGGCTCCGGCGGCATATCCCCAGCTGCATCACATGACGCAAGGGCTGCGGAAGACTGCAGCGCAAAACGGCAATCCCGAATACATGTCGTTATGGGCCGGCCAGGGGTACCGGCTTGCTCAGCCGCTGCCTGCTGGAGAGTTAATTCGTAATTTGACAGCTCAGTTGCTTGAACAAAACCGTGAATGA
- a CDS encoding PAS domain-containing sensor histidine kinase → MRTMNEDAFFQEIYRTTPLGIAMLSLEGDLVKVNPAFCLIMGYSESELLRTSCRDLIHPEDRERYLISLEKLRSRPAKEMFETELRYIQKSQKVVWASVCTSMMADTEGNRQGYLIQINDITKSKRAELKLQESAESNNKAKSEFLAMLSHEIRTPMNGIIAMADLLESATELDEEQSEYIKIIRQSGQTMLAIINDILDFSKAESGKTELQEDLFDVRKCVEETFDVLSAKAYEKKLDLTFQIREDVPEMMVGDAKRLKQILMNLVGNAVKFTPSGSIAVDVKKLAQDTRTMTLEFKIRDTGVGIPEGMADYIFEPFSQVNNCMTGNHEGTGLGLAITKKLVGLMGGKIWVEPNEGVGSTFVFTAVLAKGK, encoded by the coding sequence ATGAGGACCATGAACGAAGACGCGTTTTTCCAGGAAATATACAGAACAACTCCCTTGGGTATCGCGATGCTTTCGCTTGAAGGAGACTTGGTGAAGGTAAACCCGGCCTTCTGCCTCATTATGGGGTACTCGGAGAGCGAACTGCTGCGGACAAGCTGCCGGGATCTTATTCATCCGGAGGATCGGGAGCGTTATCTTATCTCTCTAGAGAAACTAAGAAGCAGGCCGGCCAAAGAAATGTTTGAGACGGAATTACGGTATATTCAAAAAAGCCAAAAGGTCGTTTGGGCATCGGTATGCACATCAATGATGGCAGATACCGAAGGGAACCGGCAAGGTTATCTCATCCAGATCAACGACATTACCAAAAGCAAACGGGCCGAACTGAAGCTGCAGGAATCCGCGGAAAGCAACAACAAGGCGAAAAGCGAATTTTTAGCGATGTTAAGCCATGAGATCCGGACTCCGATGAACGGCATTATCGCCATGGCGGATTTGCTTGAAAGCGCTACGGAGCTCGATGAAGAGCAAAGCGAATACATAAAAATCATCAGGCAAAGCGGCCAGACGATGCTGGCGATCATCAATGATATTTTGGATTTCTCCAAAGCGGAGTCCGGAAAAACCGAGCTGCAGGAGGATCTGTTCGACGTCAGAAAATGCGTGGAAGAGACCTTTGATGTTCTGTCGGCCAAAGCTTATGAGAAAAAGCTGGATCTGACCTTCCAAATCCGGGAAGACGTTCCGGAGATGATGGTCGGGGATGCCAAACGTTTGAAGCAGATTTTGATGAATCTCGTCGGAAATGCGGTGAAGTTCACCCCGTCGGGAAGTATTGCGGTTGATGTGAAGAAACTGGCTCAGGATACGCGGACAATGACTCTGGAATTCAAAATCAGGGATACGGGAGTCGGCATTCCCGAAGGGATGGCCGATTATATTTTCGAACCTTTTTCGCAGGTTAATAATTGTATGACCGGAAATCATGAGGGCACCGGCTTGGGGCTGGCCATTACGAAAAAATTGGTCGGGCTGATGGGCGGGAAGATCTGGGTGGAACCTAATGAAGGTGTGGGATCGACCTTTGTATTTACTGCAGTTTTAGCTAAGGGAAAATAG
- a CDS encoding PQQ-binding-like beta-propeller repeat protein: protein MRLKPLKLLTKSVVLMGLCAVLFLMLCAGELSQSFAASSSKQVQPAGKLAFQFKTPYFQTRLTETSPWTELKAADYGRAGERVKAKSGLGELALVTTDSSGDYWIPGWYTTQAAKSIRETAPAYVSIAANAKLSLTPDSRLKWAQPNQGMKLIALANWKDWVGVMISPREWHKDDKVFRPVLLWVNAKSITSKEAVPDGILTRSSDVPIDVARELTEIRLDLGDSAAQVQKLLGAPDVKERSANFAHPGEAMKVGTTWRYERPQAQFTISFSEQGKLMGWKWILPANEKLELGVYPGSNYGFAYDFIATPAAFTLNSQPVWKNQGNLNYAYLVGSTDQVLLVNGDDGGFSGMHHDSSIYAVDRNSGRKLWQVDAGFGIFNIALDRSRNTAAVYTEYDPAKKKYEGRIRELNLKDGRVIWEKQLSQEQQVRMYAVKDAVLLYRIPALDRDTGSLTVLDRATGKQKWNRTLGGKQRVLETAAEDPYILIQEGLRLRALSPENGKEIWSVTGKGEAEQDPQANAYFSFGNVRLPLQPQPSSRWFLVGGQWMLLDTDSGEVLAEYAWNRQERFETTNNQRYILVQRSDGLTDYDSSKVKETILYDVFGQRSIWSLPGKAVSGMFDQDRLYVVLDGLPAAVDRYKGTLLWQMPLSVRQSANPYTLDEMAKTRFAALPQHLLLGYGSDLLVLGKQDGQVQGRLKDVLMAYSEARYRNGIEGLLNITGNEIYIGSSNGGLARYNAAELERLLR, encoded by the coding sequence ATGCGATTAAAGCCATTAAAGCTCCTTACGAAGTCAGTTGTCCTAATGGGACTTTGCGCCGTACTGTTTCTTATGCTTTGTGCAGGTGAACTCTCGCAATCTTTTGCCGCTTCTTCATCCAAGCAGGTTCAGCCCGCCGGTAAGCTGGCGTTTCAGTTTAAAACGCCTTATTTTCAAACCCGCCTTACGGAAACATCCCCATGGACGGAGCTGAAGGCCGCGGATTACGGCCGTGCCGGCGAGAGGGTAAAAGCGAAATCCGGCTTGGGGGAGTTGGCTTTGGTGACTACGGATAGCAGCGGAGACTACTGGATTCCCGGCTGGTATACGACGCAGGCAGCCAAGTCCATCAGGGAAACGGCTCCTGCCTACGTCTCTATCGCAGCAAATGCAAAGTTGTCGCTGACGCCGGATAGCCGCTTGAAATGGGCACAGCCAAACCAAGGGATGAAGCTGATTGCCCTGGCAAACTGGAAAGATTGGGTGGGGGTGATGATCAGCCCCCGGGAATGGCACAAGGATGACAAGGTGTTCAGACCGGTACTGCTCTGGGTCAATGCGAAAAGCATAACTTCCAAGGAGGCGGTTCCGGACGGCATTCTCACGCGAAGTTCAGACGTGCCGATCGATGTGGCGAGGGAGCTGACGGAGATCAGGCTGGACCTAGGCGATAGTGCCGCGCAAGTGCAAAAGCTTCTCGGTGCGCCGGATGTCAAGGAGCGCTCGGCCAATTTCGCACATCCCGGCGAGGCGATGAAGGTGGGGACAACGTGGCGTTATGAGCGGCCGCAAGCGCAGTTTACGATCAGCTTTTCCGAGCAGGGGAAGCTTATGGGGTGGAAATGGATTCTTCCTGCAAATGAAAAACTGGAATTGGGAGTTTACCCAGGCAGCAATTATGGATTTGCTTATGATTTCATAGCGACGCCGGCCGCGTTTACGCTGAACAGCCAGCCTGTCTGGAAGAATCAGGGCAATTTGAATTACGCTTATCTTGTTGGGTCAACGGACCAGGTTCTGTTGGTGAACGGGGATGACGGGGGCTTCAGCGGCATGCATCATGATTCCTCCATATATGCCGTCGACCGGAATTCAGGCCGCAAGCTGTGGCAGGTGGATGCAGGTTTTGGCATATTCAACATCGCATTGGATCGCTCCCGCAATACAGCGGCGGTCTATACCGAATATGATCCGGCCAAGAAAAAATACGAAGGACGCATCCGGGAGCTAAACCTGAAGGATGGCCGCGTGATATGGGAGAAACAGCTTTCGCAAGAACAACAGGTCCGCATGTATGCCGTCAAAGATGCCGTGCTATTGTACCGCATTCCGGCTTTGGATCGGGACACCGGATCTCTAACCGTATTGGACCGCGCGACAGGCAAACAGAAATGGAACAGAACTTTGGGCGGAAAGCAGCGTGTTCTCGAAACGGCGGCGGAAGATCCGTATATATTGATCCAGGAGGGATTGAGACTTAGAGCGTTGAGCCCGGAAAACGGGAAAGAAATATGGAGCGTGACGGGAAAAGGCGAAGCGGAACAGGATCCCCAAGCAAACGCGTATTTCAGCTTCGGCAATGTCCGTTTGCCTCTGCAGCCGCAGCCAAGCAGCCGCTGGTTTCTTGTTGGCGGGCAGTGGATGCTGCTGGATACCGACAGCGGCGAGGTATTGGCGGAGTACGCATGGAACAGGCAGGAACGTTTCGAAACGACCAATAACCAGCGGTATATTCTGGTACAGCGATCCGATGGTTTGACGGATTATGACAGCTCTAAAGTGAAGGAAACGATTTTGTATGACGTGTTCGGGCAGCGTTCAATATGGTCTCTGCCGGGCAAGGCGGTTAGCGGCATGTTCGATCAAGACCGGCTGTATGTCGTTCTGGATGGATTGCCGGCCGCGGTCGACCGCTACAAGGGAACGCTGCTCTGGCAGATGCCGTTGTCTGTACGCCAATCTGCCAACCCTTACACGCTGGATGAAATGGCGAAAACACGTTTTGCGGCGCTTCCGCAGCATCTGCTGCTGGGGTATGGCTCCGATCTGCTCGTGCTGGGCAAACAGGACGGCCAGGTGCAGGGCAGGCTGAAGGATGTATTGATGGCATACAGCGAAGCCCGCTACAGAAACGGGATCGAAGGGCTGCTTAATATAACGGGCAATGAAATTTACATTGGCTCCTCAAACGGCGGGCTGGCCCGGTATAATGCAGCGGAACTTGAGCGTTTGCTCCGATAA
- a CDS encoding Gfo/Idh/MocA family protein: MKGMIGLIRFGTIGTNWITERFLLAAGENDDFELTAVYSRTEEKGREFAAQFGEAKVYTDLMAMAASDDIDAVYIASPNAFHAEQAIICMNHGKHVLCEKPLASNSSEVRRMIAAAKENNVVLMEAMKSTLMPNFRVMKDNLYKIGQVRRYFAGYCQYSSRYDAFKQGTVLNAFNPEFSNGALMDLGIYCIYPMVSLFGKPESVKATSVMLSTGVDGEGSIIMGYPDMDGVVMYSKITDSFLPAEIQGENGTMVIDRINQPYDVKIQYRDGSVENLTQQQIHESMYYELEEFIRIICRGRSTSKINSHETSLAVAEIMEEARKQIGLKYAADEW; encoded by the coding sequence ATGAAAGGGATGATAGGATTGATCCGATTCGGAACCATTGGTACCAACTGGATTACGGAACGTTTTTTACTTGCGGCCGGGGAGAACGATGATTTCGAATTGACCGCGGTGTACTCCCGAACGGAAGAAAAGGGCCGGGAGTTTGCGGCGCAATTTGGAGAGGCGAAGGTCTATACGGATCTAATGGCCATGGCTGCCAGCGATGACATTGATGCGGTTTACATCGCGAGCCCGAATGCTTTTCACGCCGAGCAGGCGATCATTTGCATGAACCATGGCAAACATGTGCTGTGCGAGAAGCCGCTTGCTTCCAACAGCAGCGAGGTGCGGAGAATGATCGCTGCGGCGAAGGAAAACAACGTGGTGCTGATGGAAGCGATGAAATCAACGCTGATGCCCAATTTTAGAGTCATGAAAGATAATCTTTATAAAATCGGCCAGGTACGGCGTTATTTTGCCGGCTACTGCCAATATTCCTCGCGTTATGACGCATTTAAGCAGGGGACGGTGCTGAACGCGTTTAATCCGGAATTTTCAAATGGCGCTTTAATGGATTTGGGGATTTATTGCATTTATCCGATGGTGTCGCTGTTTGGAAAGCCGGAATCGGTGAAAGCCACCAGTGTCATGCTCTCAACGGGAGTGGACGGAGAAGGCAGTATCATTATGGGTTATCCGGATATGGATGGCGTGGTGATGTACTCCAAAATTACGGATTCCTTTCTCCCGGCGGAAATTCAGGGGGAAAACGGCACGATGGTCATTGACCGGATCAACCAGCCGTACGATGTGAAAATTCAATACCGGGACGGCAGCGTGGAAAACTTGACCCAGCAGCAAATCCATGAATCGATGTATTACGAGCTGGAGGAGTTTATCCGCATCATCTGCCGCGGCAGAAGCACAAGCAAAATCAATTCCCATGAAACTTCGCTGGCGGTGGCGGAGATCATGGAGGAGGCTAGAAAACAAATCGGTTTAAAATACGCGGCGGATGAATGGTAA
- a CDS encoding sensor domain-containing diguanylate cyclase, with the protein MKHFIKKGIPLRSTISLLVITAILLTMLTSITSAVQVNRTSLTDNYLNKNESYAKKLASNTDELLITMQNNLKAIASISAREDKMDAQMLDDLFLENTQYFNSIVIADNDRVVKARSPRKIGVSPGDRLTSEQSKMAVEQKKPFISEPYRATTGRLIILVSVPIVDRNGEYKGFVGGSIYLEEKNVLSTMLKEHFFGDGSYVYVVEKNGNLIFHPDKNWIGKNVMANEVVRKVVSGQSGSQRVKNTQGKDFLAGFAYEPRSSWGIVSQTPYQVIDKPLSHLVARMLLVSLPFLLLILLLGWWIANRIVKPLHTLAQFSDAATQKLVPAEHIPDIQSYYYEVRLLSQSVKIALQSMNQDLTHLRNEVKIDELTGLANRRAFDDVMATWIENNVPFALIMIDIDHFKLVNDSFGHMVGDEVLRYLSRLMSLISSEDDLCFRYGGEEFGILVKHCGLGRAKDLADRLREQLSITKSPTGHSITISAGISAFPVHGRSAQQLIMKADEALYQSKENGRNRTTVSKLGG; encoded by the coding sequence TTGAAGCATTTTATCAAAAAAGGAATACCGCTACGTTCTACCATTAGTCTACTCGTTATTACGGCTATTTTGCTGACGATGCTGACAAGCATTACCTCGGCCGTACAGGTTAACCGTACTTCCTTGACCGACAATTATTTGAATAAAAACGAATCATACGCCAAGAAACTGGCTTCGAATACGGATGAGCTTTTGATTACGATGCAAAACAATCTCAAAGCCATTGCTTCGATCTCAGCGCGGGAAGACAAAATGGATGCCCAAATGCTAGATGATTTGTTCCTGGAGAATACCCAGTATTTCAATTCCATTGTCATCGCTGACAATGACCGGGTTGTAAAAGCTCGCAGCCCCCGTAAAATCGGGGTTTCTCCCGGGGACAGGCTAACTTCCGAACAAAGCAAAATGGCTGTCGAGCAGAAGAAACCTTTTATCTCCGAGCCTTACCGCGCAACCACAGGCCGTCTGATCATCCTTGTTTCCGTGCCGATTGTGGATCGGAATGGGGAGTATAAAGGTTTTGTGGGAGGGTCGATTTACCTGGAGGAAAAAAATGTGCTCAGCACGATGCTGAAAGAGCATTTTTTCGGGGATGGTTCCTATGTCTATGTGGTGGAGAAGAACGGAAATTTGATTTTCCATCCGGATAAAAACTGGATCGGGAAAAATGTGATGGCCAACGAAGTGGTTCGGAAAGTGGTTTCGGGACAAAGCGGCTCACAAAGGGTTAAGAATACCCAAGGCAAAGATTTTTTGGCCGGTTTCGCCTATGAACCCAGAAGCTCATGGGGGATAGTTTCCCAAACGCCTTATCAGGTGATCGACAAACCTCTGAGTCATCTTGTCGCAAGAATGCTGCTCGTATCGCTGCCGTTTTTGCTCCTGATTTTGCTGCTGGGGTGGTGGATCGCGAACCGGATCGTCAAACCGCTGCACACGCTGGCGCAATTTTCGGATGCGGCGACGCAAAAGCTTGTACCCGCCGAACATATCCCGGATATCCAGTCCTATTATTATGAGGTGAGGCTGCTGTCGCAAAGCGTCAAAATCGCCCTGCAAAGCATGAACCAGGATTTGACGCATCTGCGGAACGAGGTAAAGATCGACGAACTCACCGGACTAGCCAACCGAAGGGCCTTTGACGACGTAATGGCAACCTGGATTGAAAACAATGTTCCTTTTGCGCTTATTATGATCGATATTGATCATTTCAAGCTCGTCAACGATTCGTTTGGACATATGGTCGGCGATGAAGTGCTGCGTTATCTGTCCCGTTTGATGAGCCTCATTTCTTCGGAGGATGACTTATGCTTCCGTTACGGCGGCGAGGAATTTGGCATACTTGTTAAGCATTGCGGTTTGGGCCGGGCCAAGGATTTGGCGGATCGGCTCCGCGAGCAGCTCTCCATAACCAAAAGTCCGACCGGTCATTCGATTACGATTTCTGCCGGCATATCGGCCTTTCCCGTTCATGGGCGCTCTGCGCAGCAGTTGATCATGAAGGCGGACGAGGCGTTATACCAATCCAAAGAAAACGGGCGCAACCGGACAACGGTTAGCAAGTTGGGCGGTTAA
- a CDS encoding DUF1273 domain-containing protein, whose amino-acid sequence MIKNVLVTGYRAHELNIFGQKHPGIPYIQKAITAKLVQLAEEGLEWVISPGQYGVDLWACEAAIALKEQYPHLKIAIITAFAHPEENWKEDKKEYYGRILQGIDFYETVSRQPYSGPWQFKARDDLLFRKTDGIILVYDEETGAGSSARFYKERALKMQQEAGYGFLSISTEDIQSLADEDASSLSGEGMDIG is encoded by the coding sequence ATGATAAAAAATGTGCTGGTGACGGGTTACCGCGCGCATGAGCTGAATATTTTCGGCCAGAAGCATCCGGGAATCCCCTATATCCAGAAAGCGATTACCGCTAAGCTGGTGCAGCTCGCCGAAGAGGGGCTGGAGTGGGTTATTTCACCGGGGCAGTACGGGGTGGATTTATGGGCCTGCGAAGCGGCGATTGCCCTCAAGGAACAATACCCTCATCTTAAAATTGCCATAATAACGGCTTTTGCGCACCCCGAAGAGAATTGGAAAGAGGACAAGAAGGAGTACTACGGGCGGATTTTGCAAGGGATCGATTTTTACGAAACCGTCAGCCGCCAGCCTTACAGCGGCCCATGGCAGTTCAAGGCCCGGGATGACCTGCTGTTTCGCAAAACGGACGGCATCATTCTTGTTTATGACGAAGAGACGGGAGCGGGCAGCAGCGCCAGATTTTATAAGGAAAGAGCTCTAAAAATGCAGCAGGAGGCAGGATACGGCTTCCTCAGCATCAGCACTGAGGATATCCAAAGTCTGGCGGATGAGGACGCTTCGAGCTTAAGCGGCGAAGGAATGGATATCGGATAA